The proteins below are encoded in one region of Trichocoleus sp. FACHB-46:
- a CDS encoding type I restriction enzyme endonuclease domain-containing protein, translating to MGVTEVLQELINISKDVQAARQRGEELGLEPYEAAFYDALAQNQSAREVMRQDKLRELAITLVARVRKNASIDCKKVFVNRL from the coding sequence ATCGGTGTAACCGAAGTGCTGCAAGAACTGATCAATATCTCGAAGGATGTTCAAGCAGCAAGACAACGGGGCGAAGAACTAGGACTGGAACCTTACGAAGCCGCTTTCTACGATGCCTTGGCTCAAAACCAGAGTGCACGAGAAGTCATGAGGCAGGACAAATTACGGGAACTAGCGATTACCCTGGTGGCACGGGTTCGTAAGAATGCCTCGATCGACTGTAAGAAAGTGTTTGTAAATAGGTTGTAA